From Pirellulales bacterium:
CGGCGCCGCTGAGGTCATTCAACTCGCGCGATACCGCGCGAACAACCAGGCCCGCTCCGGCAGGACCGAGCCCTTGGGTTGCTGCGAGATGTAGAACCACAGCCCCGCCGCGCCGACGAGCACGCCCAGGCTGATGTTCTGTGAAATGGTGAGCCCCGTCCCCCCGATGGCGCTCTCGTCGGTGCGGATCACCTCGAGCAGAAAGCGCGTGATGCCGTGGCAGGTCAGGGCCAGCGCCAGCAACTCACCATCGCGACGGCGGAACGGATAGTACACCGTCAGAAAAAAGGCCAGCAGCAGCGCATCGATGGCGCTGTAGATCTGCGTCGGCTGCACCGGCATGCTCCAGCCACGATCGGCGATGCTCCATTCGTGGATCTTCGATTCGCCGACGATCGAAATGTCGAGCGTTTCGCCCGGCTTGTCGACGTCGAGCAGGACGATCTCGGCGTCGCGCACGTTGTCGACGGGCTTGCCGTTGATGGCGTCGATTTGTTGTCCCGCGTGCAGTCCGGCGCGGGCGGCCAGCGAGTCGGGTTCGACAGCGGCGATCACCGGCGGGGCGCTGATCGGCTCCTGGAACTTCAGCCCGTGCAGGTAGAGCTCGCCTTCTTGCAGTTGGCGCATGTAAGGGGGGCTACCCTGAGGAAAGCAGACGGCCCAGGGGAGATCGCTCGGCCCACCGAAACAGCAGCCATTCAAGAAGCATCCCAGCCGGCCGATACCCATGCCCAGGATGACCGAGGGGGTGAAGAGATCGACAGTCGCCAGGGGGGGCAGTTTGTGTCGCCAGATGAACCAGGCTAGCGCCGCGCCGCCACCGATGAGCGACCCGTACACGACCAACCCTCCCTGCGAGACGTTGATCAGTTGGAACAGCGTGTCGCGGAAATCGACGCCGCGGAATTGATCGCGGTATTGGATCACGTAGAAGAGCCGCGCGCCGATGATGCCGCAGACGAAAAGCCAGAACGAGGCGCCGTAGATCAGCTCGGGATCGACCCCCATCTGCCGCGCGCGACGCGCGGAGAGATAGACGGCCAGCACGACGGCCAGCACCAGCACCGCGCCATAACCGCGAATGGCCAGTCCGTCGGCATCCGACATCGCCGGCACGATGTAGACGATAAACGCCCCGATGCCCAGCAGGATCGGCAGATAGGCGAACGTATCGGCCGTGAAGCCCTGCTTGCTCGCGAGCCACCCCAGAAAACCCAACGAGGCGACCAGCCAGACGTAGAAGAACAATCCGAAGCCGAACAGCGGAATGCCGAAGGCCTCGGGCGGAATATGAAAGAGTGTCGTAAACATGGCTAACAGGATTCTACGGGGATGGGGCCGAATGAGGAATGCACCCTACGCCCTGGGTCGCATGCGCTCGTTGACGTAAGGATGTCCGGGAATTCAATTCTCAAAGCGAGCGTATTTCGGTGGGTAGCACGGATGATTTTCCGCGTACAGGCCGCCACTTGGGGCAACTTAGAGTCGGAAAATCGTCCGTGCCGCGCAGTGGCAAGAGGAATCGTGCGCGGCCGAGACTTCTGAGCGCAACGCAACGATCATCCTCTTGTTGCTCCGCAACACCGACCATTTTGCGACTTGTTACCGTTCTGGTGGTTCGCTCGCACCGCAAAATGATCGGTGCTACCGCGATCTGGCCGCACGGCCGAATGAGAAATGCACCCCGCGCAAGGCAAAGCGGTCTATTTCGGCCCGAGCAGTCGGTCGAGTTGCTTGTTCAATTCACCCTTCAGCACGCTGCCGGCGGCGTTGCCGATGAACTGCGCGTTCGCCTGCGCTAGCGCCTGCTGGTTGATCTTGGGTTGATCGAGCGTGCCCCCGATCGGCAGACGAATCGTCTGCCCCTTGATCGCGTCCCCCAGGGGATTGTTGCCGATCCACTTGGGAGGCACCGGCATCTCGGCCATGAGCGCCAGAGTGCGGTCGAGCCCCACCGAGCCCTGGGTGCGAATCGTCAGGTCGGGAAAGACCAGCGCGAGATCGCGATGGTAGACGCGGCCGTCGACCAACTTGAACGGCACGACCGACTCCTTGCTCAGCTTGGCGCCCGAGGGCCGATTCAGCAGCACGGCCAACTCTTGCACCAGGGGCCCGGGACCGATCTCGACCGTATGGACCGTGAACTTGCCCTCGACGCTGCTCTGCTTGTAATCCGCCAGCGGCACGCGCGACGTTTCGAGATCGATCGAAAACTTGCCTTGCGCCGTGGTCACGCCCGACAGGACCGGCGCGACATACTGTAGCGCGTTGTTGCACATCTCGGGCGTGATGCGCACGTTCTGCACGATCCGCCCGCCGGGAATGATCAACTCGCGCGGATCGGGCGCCAAGCGAATGCGCGGCGCCACGCGGACGAGCCCTTCGTTCACGGGCAGCTCGATCCAGTTGGTTTCGAACATGCCATTGTCGATGTGGATCGTGGCCTGCCCTTTCCCGCCCTGGAAGCCATAGGCCGACAGGCTCGACCAGCCCAGCGAGGTATCGAGCCGCAGTCGTTCGAGCGATGACTTCTCGGGGGGGGCATTCGGGGCCGGAGTCGCCGCCGAGCCCATCCCCCATTGCAGGGCGATGTTACGCGTCTCGCGTCCGGCGATCTGTACCTGGGCCCCCAGATAGGGCTCGAGCATGGGACGCAGTTGCGCGAAGTCGTAGTTCAACTTGCCGGCCAGATCGAGGTAGCGCTCGCTCGACAACTTCGACAGGCTGCCCGACATATCGCAACCGAGTGCCTGCGAGGCGAGCGCGGCGCGTCCGATCTTCAATTGATCGGCCTCGCGGTCGTAGGTGCAGTTCAAGGCGAGATCCACCTTCGGCTCGCGCACCGTCTGGCCCGACTGGCTGGCGGCCACCAGATCGGTGATGGTCGTGGCGAGATTCGCGGCCAGGGCCTGGGGATCGTGCGTGAAGTTGAGCTGTCCCTGCACGCGTCCCCAATATTGCGTCGTGGGGGGGAGCGCCGGATCTTGCGTCCAACGCGCCAGGCGATGGAGGTCGCCCTGCCAGTTCAAGGCACCGGTGGCCTGCATGGGGGCGTCGGCCGGCATGGCCACGCTGATGTCCTTGGCCTCGGCCACGATCGCCGGAGAATGGAGCGTGGTGTTCGTCAGGCGCACGGCGCCGGTCTTCTGGTCGTAGTCGGCCGTGGCCTGAAGCTGCATCTGCGGCTCGTCGATGAAGAGGCCGCTTCCCCAGGCGTGGAAGGGCCGCACGTCGATCCATCCGCGCGTGAGCGAGATACGATCGCTCGAGTAGACGCCCTGTGCGGCCATCTGACAGGCGCCGGTAAGATCCCAACCGGCCAAGCTACCCACGAAGGGCTCGAGACGGGGCACCCAGTTTTCCAGGATGCCGTTCAAGCGCATTTCCAACGGCCAGGCGCTGGCGGCGCTTACGTCCTTGACCGGCGAGGCCAGCCACGCTTCGAGCTGGTCCTGTCCGCCGATCACCGTCAGCCGGGCGGTATCGAGCTGCTTGGGCGATCCATCGACCAGCAGGCCGCTGGCCGTGACCGCGACATTCAGTTTCTCCTCGCTCCAGGGATGCCAGTTCGTGGCGATCAGGCGAAACTTCTCGAGCTGTACTTCCGAATCGGCCTCGAAGCGGCCATCGAGACGGCGCTTCCAGGTGAGGTGGGCCCAACCATCGCCGGCCAGATCGACCTGCGAAAGATCGATGAAGCGGCCTGCTTCGGCCGCCAGCTTGTCGAGATCGAACGAAGCCGATGCCGTGACAAAATCCGACGCGCCGGAACCCTGCAGCTCGAGAAACTCCGACTGGCAGAAGAGATCGTCGACGACGAAGCCTTGCGGCGTTTCGTGCGCGGCGAGCGTCACTTCGATCGGCTGGTCCCAGGTGATCTGCCGCCCTTGGGCCATTGCCACGACGTTCGTCGTCACGAGATGGCCATTCCAGGTGAGCCCCTCGGCGCCCGGCGTGCTTTGCAACTGC
This genomic window contains:
- a CDS encoding prolipoprotein diacylglyceryl transferase — protein: MFTTLFHIPPEAFGIPLFGFGLFFYVWLVASLGFLGWLASKQGFTADTFAYLPILLGIGAFIVYIVPAMSDADGLAIRGYGAVLVLAVVLAVYLSARRARQMGVDPELIYGASFWLFVCGIIGARLFYVIQYRDQFRGVDFRDTLFQLINVSQGGLVVYGSLIGGGAALAWFIWRHKLPPLATVDLFTPSVILGMGIGRLGCFLNGCCFGGPSDLPWAVCFPQGSPPYMRQLQEGELYLHGLKFQEPISAPPVIAAVEPDSLAARAGLHAGQQIDAINGKPVDNVRDAEIVLLDVDKPGETLDISIVGESKIHEWSIADRGWSMPVQPTQIYSAIDALLLAFFLTVYYPFRRRDGELLALALTCHGITRFLLEVIRTDESAIGGTGLTISQNISLGVLVGAAGLWFYISQQPKGSVLPERAWLFARYRAS
- a CDS encoding DUF748 domain-containing protein, which produces MSTADRTQYRRRKLVRDVEDSSSFEQPPKRGRKILLIVAGLLVAGLWFAPWLIAKSGLLHWAVARAADGYNLDVRFGSASLGWISGIELENLKVSDRQGTPLLQVAAVDVDRALWRLALSQSDLGTVRIERPLMEVKLRADGSNIEDLLNSVAGEDATPSEPSTEASSPPPALRLEIIDGTILLHDEVAARTWKIAQWGLTLEAPDPASAPLKAKSSALVEGDVQTGRVQAELSVPWSIVAGTPNTSPAEITLQTENLPAAISDALARRFAPGTRTSGTINVALQTSYAPADDKSAARTSVRGRMVADQLALATPALGHDRLQLARLEVPCQLDWNGDQLRVDQLAAACDLGQASFQGTVDTARGLMASLTSQPYSVDAQVDLARLAKALPETVRLRQDTQISSGVVQLQLQSTPGAEGLTWNGHLVTTNVVAMAQGRQITWDQPIEVTLAAHETPQGFVVDDLFCQSEFLELQGSGASDFVTASASFDLDKLAAEAGRFIDLSQVDLAGDGWAHLTWKRRLDGRFEADSEVQLEKFRLIATNWHPWSEEKLNVAVTASGLLVDGSPKQLDTARLTVIGGQDQLEAWLASPVKDVSAASAWPLEMRLNGILENWVPRLEPFVGSLAGWDLTGACQMAAQGVYSSDRISLTRGWIDVRPFHAWGSGLFIDEPQMQLQATADYDQKTGAVRLTNTTLHSPAIVAEAKDISVAMPADAPMQATGALNWQGDLHRLARWTQDPALPPTTQYWGRVQGQLNFTHDPQALAANLATTITDLVAASQSGQTVREPKVDLALNCTYDREADQLKIGRAALASQALGCDMSGSLSKLSSERYLDLAGKLNYDFAQLRPMLEPYLGAQVQIAGRETRNIALQWGMGSAATPAPNAPPEKSSLERLRLDTSLGWSSLSAYGFQGGKGQATIHIDNGMFETNWIELPVNEGLVRVAPRIRLAPDPRELIIPGGRIVQNVRITPEMCNNALQYVAPVLSGVTTAQGKFSIDLETSRVPLADYKQSSVEGKFTVHTVEIGPGPLVQELAVLLNRPSGAKLSKESVVPFKLVDGRVYHRDLALVFPDLTIRTQGSVGLDRTLALMAEMPVPPKWIGNNPLGDAIKGQTIRLPIGGTLDQPKINQQALAQANAQFIGNAAGSVLKGELNKQLDRLLGPK